The Trichosurus vulpecula isolate mTriVul1 chromosome 4, mTriVul1.pri, whole genome shotgun sequence genome contains a region encoding:
- the BARHL2 gene encoding barH-like 2 homeobox protein translates to MTAMEGASGSSFGIDTILSSANSGSPGVMNGDFRQHVDGRSTDFRSQATPSPCSEIDTVGTAPSSPISVTLEHSEPHLVQDGIQHHHHLHHGPPPPPPPQQQQPPPPQSLQSSPQQQPQPQPPSQPQQQPQPPQLGSAASAPRTSTSSFLIKDILGDSKPLAACAPYSTSVSSPHHTPKQEGNAANESFRPKLEQEDSKTKLDKRDDVQNDVKCHGTKEEGDREITSSRESPPVRAKKPRKARTAFSDHQLNQLERSFERQKYLSVQDRMDLAAALNLTDTQVKTWYQNRRTKWKRQTAVGLELLAEAGNYSALQRMFPSPYFYHPSLLGSMDSTTAAAAAAAMYSSMYRTPPAPHPQLQRPLVPRVLIHGLGPGGQPALNPLSNPIPGTPHPR, encoded by the exons ATGACAGCCATGGAAGGGGCAAGTGGGTCTAGTTTTGGAATAGACACGATTCTGTCCAGCGCCAACTCGGGCAGCCCGGGTGTGATGAACGGAGATTTTCGCCAGCACGTCGACGGCCGGAGCACGGATTTTAGGAGCCAGGCCACCCCGTCCCCCTGTTCGGAGATTGATACAGTAGGAACTGCTCCTTCGTCTCCCATCTCCGTCACCCTGGAGCACTCGGAGCCCCACCTGGTCCAGGACGGCATACAGCACCATCACCATCTCCATCacgggccgccgccgccgcctccgccacagcagcagcagccgccgccgccacAAAGTTTGCAGTCTTCACCCCAgcagcagccgcagccgcagccaccATCTCAGCCCCAGCAGCAGCCGCAGCCCCCGCAGCTGGGCTCGGCCGCTTCGGCCCCCAGGACTTCCAcgtcttcttttttaattaaagacaTTCTGGGCGACAGCAAACCGCTGGCCGCTTGTGCACCGTACAGCACCAGCGTCTCGTCTCCTCATCATACCCCGAAACAGGAGGGGAACGCAGCCAACGAGAGCTTCAGGCCAAAACTCGAGCAAGAAGACAGCAAAACCAAACTGGACAAGCGCGATGATGTCCAGAACGACGTCAAATGCCACG gaacaaaggaagaaggagaCCGGGAGATTACAAGTAGCCGGGAGAGTCCCCCAGTCAGGGCCAAGAAACCTCGAAAAGCGAGAACGGCCTTCTCAGATCACCAGCTTAACCAGCTGGAGCGGAGTTTCGAGCGACAGAAGTACTTGAGTGTGCAGGATCGCATGGACCTTGCCGCGGCTCTCAACCTCACAGACACCCAGGTTAAGACCTGGTATCAGAACCGGAG GACGAAATGGAAAAGGCAGACCGCGGTGGGCCTTGAGTTGCTGGCGGAGGCCGGGAATTACTCTGCCCTTCAGAGGATGTTTCCGTCCCCTTATTTCTACCATCCCAGCCTTCTGGGCAGCATGGACAGCACCACGGCCGCGGCGGCCGCCGCCGCCATGTACAGCAGCATGTATCGGACTCCTCCCGCTCCCCACCCGCAGCTCCAGCGGCCCCTTGTGCCCCGGGTTCTGATCCACGGCCTGGGGCCAGGGGGCCAGCCAGCTCTCAACCCTTTGTCCAACCCTATCCCGGGGACCCCGCACCCTCGGTGA